In the Arachis hypogaea cultivar Tifrunner chromosome 20, arahy.Tifrunner.gnm2.J5K5, whole genome shotgun sequence genome, AATTGATGTATCAAcactttgtttatattttgaattatattgacttgtttgtttatagtacttttcttttagtttgataatacaataaatttgtttattttttgaaatattataaatattcgaatacaaattagataaaaatttgtattaaatttatatttattttgtatgaaaacaagtttgttttgtaattgaaaaatacaaaaattattttaccttactgacagATTTATAGACAGATTTTTTATCTGTAATcagagtgtgagatgattttccaaggttcaaattacagacagaaaatctgtcgaaaaatccgtctgtaattacagatggaaaatcTGTCTgcaaatccgtctgtaattacagatgaaaaatttgtcgaaaaattcgtctgtaattactgacagaaaatccgtcggaaagttcaTCGACTTCGGAAACGGATGGAaaatttacagaggaaaaattcgtcggtaactggtaaaaatccatTGGTAATTTTCTGACAgaaaaaaattcgtcggtaaataatttctaaTGGGGCTTTTATAGAGGGACAAATTTCGTCGGTAACCGAAATCCgtttgtaataaagactaaatttgTCTATAAATCtatctgtattaatccattttctagttgtgacgGTACGTTGAAATGTGATTATCGTGTATAATAAATCTTGAATGAATTTTCGTTGTTACAATAATTTGGCATGAACCTTaacctttaaaaaataaatcagtCTATAACCCATATAGCTTCTTACAATCTGGAGAAGAATAAGGTAGAGTTCTACTAGATTAACCTTAGATTATTTTTTCACAATCTACCATATATATTACCAATACATACATCATTTAAGTCATACACATACATCCTGTTAGTATATAATGTTGATTGTGATCTAATATTTCTAGAAGCAAAATCAAATATCTCCAATTGGAATTTCATCAAATCTGTTTTCTGTATATTCTTTACTAATTTATAGTGTATATATGTTTCATATATGATTTTTGGTTTACAATATGATGCTTGACAACAATGCCATCAAATTTGAGAAACAAACAACATTGGTGCTTTAATGTGGTGCGTGCATGTCAGATAGTCTTTGTTTCCATACTCCATGAATGTATGAATgtatcaaaacattaaatgccaCACACCAAAATTTGAAGTGGCACTGTGCAGAGCTTGACAAATGACAAATGAAGTTTCTGGAGCTACCTTAaaaaccaaataaataaaaacaaccaTCACTTAATTAGAAATATCAAATTGATGAGTTATACGATACCTGAAAAGTTTAATTTGGTATGTAAACatatttctgtttttattttcatatttcttcttttttaattaaaagcaGAAAGTAACACccaaaaaaaagtagaaaattaGTGGCCATATATGTATATTAGACTTACTTATATTTTCACTCCACTAATTTTCCTTGTGTTGCGATGGGAATTTTGCCAGCAGAATTTCCAGCTTGAAAGTCAGAATAACTAGTTCCATAGATACCATTTTTCAAAAAGCACATGCATCAAAGTTAGAAACAAGTCAACCAACCCTTAATGAGTAactttaaataaaacttttttaaaaaaaaatcaatactaaaaaatttttgttttgaaataATGGCAAATTAAATCTTACACTTCACGAAGTTTTGGGAGTTGATTTAGTGACGCAGGAAGTGAACCTTCAAAGTTGTTCTTCTCCAAATGCCTTAGTATTGACATTGATAATCAAagatttaaaagaagaaaaaagaagtcgGTTAGAGATTAGAAATTAAGAATACTTTAAGATAATAAGTGAATGTTTTGCACTACATACAAAGTTTCTAACTCCTTCAATCCACTTAAGTCGGGAATGTGGCCTGAAAACTTATTGCTCCCAAGCCAACTGTACTCAAATAATCAGAAAATAAATTAACATGATTAAGtagtattaattaaaacaaaaataaattaaattaaattaaattagtatCATAAAGTAAAAGTGCTAGATTCCGTACAGATGATTAAGTGCACTTAGATTGTTAATACTTGCAGGAAGCGACCCAGCCAGCCCCGCATTTGTTAAGTTCCTTCACAAATACAAATATTCCAAAAACCATGTGAAAATCCACAATCCAGAAACAATTGTTATTGTGAAAGAAGCCAAATTGAatgaactaaatcaaaacaaaccAAAGAGGGTCGTCGTTAAGAATTTTATTTCGTACATCCTTTCTTCTTTCGTGATTTTACTTTTTAACCACTATGCTacttataaacaaaaaataagaatatatacgtatacataataactaatttagtTTACTAATTTTTAATACGCACGTATGCTTTTTacttttaaagaaaaagaaaaaggcacgTATAAACTTACAGTGAAATGACTCGTGCATTAAATTCATTTGTGCATGTAACCCCTGTCCATGAGTTCCCTTGAGGTAGGCAAGGATCACCCTTCCAATCAGCTGGTGGTTTCTCAATACTTTTAGCCAGGTCTTCCATTGCAATTACTATTATTGGAATTCatcaaagaaataaataaattattcgaacaaataaacataaatatataattatttataaaaaataaaattttatacaagTGAATAATGAATTGATAGTAATACTATTTTGACTATGGTGtctacatattaaaaaaaataaaatgcatgtTTAATCCGCATGCTTTTCTCTtaaagtataaataaataaataatcccaCTACATATCCAATAGTTTTTGCCAACAAAGTTTAATTAAGTTGGTCCAAACTCCGAAAACAACTCACAGAATAAGCGCATAAATCACGCTTCTCCTTTTTCTTAgtgttccttcttctttttcacgtaTTTCCTTCATTTTCATTGTTATTCTTTTAATAGTTTtgtaatattatgtattttttttgtttgatttttttattcttattaaaaggataaaaaaaaagattatgaaaagaagaagaagaagagggaggaGTTTTAAGTTCTGAAAATTTTATCAAAAAGTAGCATCAAAACATTTTGAACGTGATACAAGAAGTTTATTACTTTTGACATCGAAATTTTTTAACCGTGATACAGGTTCTTGTTAAAAGGGtaaaatgatgatgatggagagttttaaattatgcagaatttattaaaaaaataacaccaCAATTTTTTAACTATGACacagaaaatttttaaattttgacatTGAAATTTTTTAACTGTAACATAAAAATTTCTTAATCGTGTCATTTCTAACTAAATGATGtacttttttaatattaaacTAGTTGAGTGGTATTGAATTATGAGAAGGTGAAAAAGAAACGAGAAGATGATGAGGATAATGATTaaaaaagaagaggaggaggaagagttttaaattgtgtAGAATCTATcagaaaaataacaccaaaacttTTTAACTatgacacaaaaaaattttaattttgacaccGAAATTTTTTTAACCATGACACAACTTGTTAAAaaagttaaataagaaaaattatgaaaatgtgaaagaagaagaatgatgatgatgatgatgataaaaaggaAGAGGGGGAGGAACGGGATCTTTAAATTAtgcataatttattaaaaatagcacaACGAAATTTTTTAACTGGACATAGAAAATTGCTTAATCAAAATTTCTTATCATTGAACTAATTGAGTGATACTGAACTCGAGAGATCTAGTAATTTCTATGTCATTTAAAGTAATATATAAGAAATTTAGTCATTTATGTGTCATTTGTAACAATTTGATGTGTCATCCACCAGAGATTTTGGTGtcattcacaaaaaaaaaacttgtgttattcataaaaaatttgtGTCAATTACAACTAAATGATGTGTTTTTGTTATCATTAAATTAATTGTGTGATATTTAACTAAAAATAAGAAGATATGGTGATgataacgaaaaagaaaaaaatagaagaaataaaatgaaaaaaaaaagaaaaaaaaagaaaaaaaagaggaagaaagaggtgGTAGTGGTTATGgtgacaacaataataataacaaaaaagaaagatgaaaaaaaaagagaaaaagaagtagaaataacagtattgtaagttaaaataaaaagaagaaaaagaaacacgtACATCAATTAACATGTAAATGTAAAATACGTTATAACAATTTAGTTGgatttagttaaatattttatttggttATAGAATGTTTTCAACAATTAAATATGCAGAAATAGAGTTagattaattgattaattgattaattaagttGCATTAATTCTGTTTTTGAGgctaacataaaaatatatattatgtccCGATTTTTAAATgtacaaattttataataatttttgtttgaaaataagtttgtttttctgtgtttttaacatcataaaattaaaaaaataaaataaattatataactaATTATTATTCACATAAGGATATTTTGTATGTAAAGATAATATAGAtgtaaattgttaaataatttaatatatttgattaaataaacTAACATAAATGTGTATCTTTACTgttatattcaaataaaaataccTTTACGTAAATAACTACTTTTATATATGCTTATAGAGAATATATATGTAATTCTATCTCAAAAATATATATGTaggaaaatcattttaaaaaaatgagcatcaactaatttttttattataaattttttaactttattttttttataaaatttataatctaaatttaaaatttaatattaaatttataactgGAAAAaaactttccagctgaagtcaaCGTATAGTAAACACAAGAGCGAATAATGACAAGAGAAGTTAGTTAAAAGTTACCATCTCTTGTCCGAGTATGGCCACCGAGTGGAAAAACCTGATAGACTTCACCAGCATTGATAACTGGTGCTACCTCTCCCCTGGTACTGGTTAATGTAATCTTGGTGTGCCCAGAAAGTGGCCACTGGGCACCATAAACCGTTACACCCTTAGTTGTGGCATTAAGTCTGGAGAAGAATTTGTTTTCATTAATGGAAACATCAAAGATTCTCCAACTATCAGGGCTTGGAATTCTGTTATCTTGGAAATACAGCGAGATGTAATACTGGGACGCTGGAAGTGCTACTGTGGGCCAATTGATTTCAAGTGTCTTGTCATTGGTGGTTATTCCTGCACTGAATGCTTTTGCTGGTGGAAGGTTCCAGAAGTCTGAAGAACTTACATTTGATTGGCTTTTCACAACGTACTTTTGTTGCTCTTTGTATGGTTGCCACATGCGGTTAAATTGGTCATCTGGAAAACTAGGTTAACGTACACATGCATTTTAATTATTAGAATGAACTATTCTCATCATGCCTTATTTTATTTCACATTTATATATCTTGTGTTCAGAAAGGGTACAAGAATCCAATATTAGAGCTAGGTATTTTAGTTTTCCAAGTTCTAGACCAAAATTTTCTGTTTCTCTACTAAAAATTAATCGTATGTATAAATACATGCACATAGATAGAATTAGAGCATTTTCTTGAAAGGGGTCATAGTGAAAAACATAACCttaataaagagaaaaatgaaaaaaaggagggccaacataaaaattaaagaattttatatatacaaaattttaatttgggcCCGTTATGTACTATAAATTTTCTGCGTATTtcacttatttttaatatttattttatattttaatatatattttatatgaataattaatctaataattaaatttttatgtatatgtaatataattataatattttattgaatttttccaTAATCATTTTAGTCATTCATGCactaattttaaattgataaaatcaATCATTGATTATGAAAGCATTTATTAAAATACAATCATTTAACAGAAATTCTAGAACAACTTTAATTTTGTTGCTATTTTCTTTAGAGTGTTGGAATTTTtagtagaaaaaaaaatgaggtaATTATTGTCAcatagaatttgtattttcttctctctttATCTTTTCCATCTTCCTTTTGTTTGGAAAAACAAACAtgcatgttaaaaaaaattgacgaATTATCAACCCCAAAAATTACTCAAATACCCAAGCAAAACTAACCTAATCTAACATAATTAGTTTTGAAGTTATTAAATACTTAACAAGTTTTAAAGTAGAAGAAGATGTACCTAATGAAGTGTTGACTTCCAAAAGCATGCCTAGCAACAGCTACAAGGGCATACTTGTCAAAATCAGTGGGATTATAGACAGAAGAATCCAGAAGAGTGAGGTCCAGGGCTGAGATGAAGGGACTTGAACTACCAGTATATTTGTTCCTCGCCACACACACCCCCAAATTCCTCCCCATTGCTCGTAACACAACCTCATAGTAGGAGCTAAGACCCTTGGCATAGTCATCCGTCGTGTTCACAATGCTCCACCGCGTCCCTTCCACGATCTGGTCAAACACCGGCGGTTGGTTCTTGCCGTCAAAATTCCCGTAGTAATACACCGTTTTCAAGAGGTATCTGTTGTTCTTGGTTACTGGGAAAGAATAGCAGAATTTCCTCGACGCTGCATCGGGAAAGTAACGCAACGTAGTGAGTAAGGGTGATATGTCTGGTTTTGTAATGGTGGCGGAGTTTCCAATCTTGATGTATTTCCCATCACTATCAGGAATGTATTTCAGGCCATCCACCGTTATACCTTGGGTTGCCCCGCAGTTTATAAAATACCCTGCATGCAGATACGCTTTCAGATATCTTCATCTGTAATGCAAATAATTTAATTCGACGTAAAATTGGATTTGCAGCAAGTTggtgataacaatgatgattatatatttattgatgatgatgaattgGATTATTGCATTGGAATTTGGGGTTAATTTGATTCATTTAAGGGTAATGTTTTGTTAATAATACCTGAAGGGTTGGAAGCTATGGCAAAGAAGGGGGCAGTAAGAAGGCACAGAGATAGGAGCAAAATGGAGGGGCTCATGTTATTGTCATAAGCCACTACTGCCCCACCTGAAAGCATGCGATTTGGGAAGCTATGTCGTTGTTTTGTTGGGAAGGTAAGGAGGAGAAGGCGAAAGAGAAGGTGGTGTGCGACATGGCAAAAGCTAAGGTTTCAGATTTACATTTGGAGTTGACACGTCCTGGGTTGTCCTGAAAGATAGAAAATTGGTCATGCCTTAGATCTAAACTTGGGGTGACCTTATTCTAATAACAACAacagtaaataataataataataataataataataataataataataataataataataataataataataatctataacaatatataatgtaaATGAGTTATACTATGTATACACCAAAATTAGTTATGTCAGTCACTAGTATAAAACACATGCTGGAATAtgaatacacattgaaaataaattaagttacacttgtatttatacacaaatacattggtggctaaTTTCAATAGCTAACTTTgatgtacaaataacatttttgaatGTGAATACATAGAATTTTGGTATCCAAGTTTAAGTTCTAATATTACCCTTAGTGATAGAAGTTCTCTCGTACATATTTCagttatattaaataaataaaataacttccACAATTAACAGCAACTTATATTTTCCTATCTCATTTTTATCTGTTATTTCACTAACAGTTATAGAAATATCATGTCTAAtctcttcttcaattttttatttccaattaatctattcttttatttttttttttttacttttttcaattttttttttactttttttcccaATTCTAGATGTGCTTCTTTATATAGAACAATTATTTGGATAAATTTTTAGGCTTCTTGAATTAGATAATGATTATGCCAAATGTTGGTTTTTGGCGCAATATATGAAAggagaaaaagaataaataaaatataaagaagtATTTAGTGAGAGGTGATAAATAGTATTTTATGGATCTTATCCGTTTTGCGTTAGGTATGTTCTTTACGTGAGTACTTTATTCTAAATAACATTTTAATCTCATTATTCTTTTATAGTTTGTTTTGGAACGATGAAAAAAtgtacttttctttctttatatatatatatataacaatatataatggcaaaATCTgttttagtgtcaaaattcttttttaattttgtcctttCTAATAATATATTTCACTATATGTCAGTTATTCTATGTTAAAAACCTTCCACTATTTCATCTTCTCTCTTGTTACATACATCCAGGTTCTCTCTTATCTCATACGTTCACATTTACGAAACTTCTATAATtatctctttcttcttttattaTCTCTCACCTCAGATTACTGTTATtgcatgataaaaaaaatttcgttTCTTATCCATCTTCTCATGCATCTTTCTTACTTCACTTAAATATAACGTAAAGCCAAATATAATTTTCTTTCCATCGTTAAATAAAAGTGTAAAACTATGTTTATATGGTTTTCTTGATTAATTACAGTTGACAACATACCAATGAAAGATTCACGTGAAAGTGATCGACCGACTTGGCAAGACTATGTCAAGTGACGAAGACAAAACATTAGTGAAGAACCGAGGCATCAACACTTGGCCAGAAGGCATGCTAGTTACTGACAGAGTATTAGACGAGAAAAACAAATTGATATATCGATAATACCATTAGAAGATATCACAAATATACCCATAATTATTGCTTCTCATCAATACTTTGTGTCAGGTACTCTAAGTTATACTTCCAATTAACAAATTTATGTTGTTAGTTTGTCATTTATTCGAATTATTTCTACAATATAACTATGTTACTGTATTCTTAGTACtatttatctataattttttactaaatgTACTCTTAAGTTCTCAACATACATTATTTTCATGCtaatgataaattttttaaatattcagaTGCTCGTAATAACAGCAGAGTTGGTACAAGTAATAGACCGAACGAAGATAATATGAGTAGGAATCCTATATATTTattcatttaattaataataatttattttttcttaaattttgattcaataaaCTTTCCATTATTGTCCTAAataatattgttatagatattattatattatcttaatGTACTTtaaatctataacaatatataatgcgaATAGTGGGTTTGATATTcaattcttttttcttattttacccCTATCTTTATAAACTAAAACTACGTACTCAGTCACGTCTTGTAAACTATCCATTAACTGACGTGAGAGTTATGTAACTTCTTCACTTTCAATTGTAAAAAGGATTAAAATCAAACTGCTTACTCTCAATCGTGAAAGGATTAAAAtacttatcttttaataatataaaattaaacataataaatataaaaactattACCAAAACATTTTATTAATAGTAATCTAaagataattaaactatttaaaataattataattataaatatttttaaaagataaatatttaataataaatataagcattttaatataagtattttattatttttaaaaacatcTACACGGAGAGTTAACATtacaatagaaaaatattttattaagcaAACAGTGGAGAATTTGGTatctaattctttttttattttatctctgtCTGTGTAATCTAAAACTACGTACTCAGTCacattttgtaaattttttacgAGGAAGTTATGTAACTTCTCCACAAAGGTATTAAAATCAAACAGCTCACCCTCAATCAtgaaacagaataaaaaaaccCTTTCACTTGcaattgtttgtttttttttgtcttcctaccTTATGTTctgatacaaaaataaaaatgaaaaattcaacaaatcaacaaTCAACGTCGACCCACTTGGACAGAACATGCTAAGTGAAAAAGGCAAAACATGACAATAGAAGACGTGAAACTTATCAGGAGATTATTCGACAAGGAAAACAAATTGTCATATCAACTGATACAACTCCTATTTCAACTCCAATGCCAAACACATGTGTGGAGTTACCCGATTAACTACAAACATACACAGGGTAACCTGATTAACTACAATTTGACAAATGACCACAGTTACCACCCATCATCAATTTGATACAGATAACATAAAACTTGACATGGATAATGATAACTAATTTTCTTTGGTATGAATTCAATCAGTTCTGAATATTTAAATTCTACGTTATGAAAAATACAGGAATAAAAAGGAATGACAATAGAACTATCACAAGTAACAGACATCATAATAACATAATTGGTTCGTATTATGTGATTGATATTCTGtaacaaaattaatcaaattaatataCATGGTTTATTTTATATCTGAGTACTATTGTTTAATTTTACATAGAAAATTATACATATACCGATATATTCCTTAATCAAATAAtacattaaacaatatataaagttataaagTTAACAATATAAAATGTTAGAattaaagtttggtgtccaacttttacagacatcattcattgtaaaaaatttatttcataaaataaatttaatagtcaaaataataatttttttaatattccatCTTCATCatacaatataatatataatgtaatatataatatttacatatttatatttatttaacaaacaagattatgaatttaattataaatatttaaaaaaaaaaataaaaaatatattcaaaagactaataataacaaatagaataagaaaaaatatatatatttcttattacacataataacaacataataaatttgtttaatattttatttaatttaaatttataaattttatacattctaaaagttaaataaattataaaatttttatttttgttttttaatttttttattcttgttgtttagatcaatttattaaatttataattttaaaaataaaattaaaaaattaatctcTTCATAACAATAAAAAAGCGACTATAGCACTTGTTAAGCCGCTAATACTTATAATGTCAATTATTGGATAATTtttcaaatataatattataagaaTTCAAAATTTTCTCTCTGTATCATTCTAAGAAAATTCTACTAgatatatgtttaataatatatttgttattaaattttctcactttataacaaaaaaaacttaGATGATAATtctggtataatttttttttgactttttttcATACAATTtagtttatcatttaatttgaattacttttacaatatatatCTATGTTAATGTATTCTTAGTACCATTTATCTACTAAATATATTCTTAAGTTCTCAACATACATTATTTTcatgttaataataaattttttaaatattcagaTACTCATAATAACAACAGAGCTAGTCCAAGTGACCGAATGGTGATAATATGGGTAGGAAtcct is a window encoding:
- the LOC112782344 gene encoding probable LRR receptor-like serine/threonine-protein kinase PAM74, whose product is MLSGGAVVAYDNNMSPSILLLSLCLLTAPFFAIASNPSGYFINCGATQGITVDGLKYIPDSDGKYIKIGNSATITKPDISPLLTTLRYFPDAASRKFCYSFPVTKNNRYLLKTVYYYGNFDGKNQPPVFDQIVEGTRWSIVNTTDDYAKGLSSYYEVVLRAMGRNLGVCVARNKYTGSSSPFISALDLTLLDSSVYNPTDFDKYALVAVARHAFGSQHFISFPDDQFNRMWQPYKEQQKYVVKSQSNVSSSDFWNLPPAKAFSAGITTNDKTLEINWPTVALPASQYYISLYFQDNRIPSPDSWRIFDVSINENKFFSRLNATTKGVTVYGAQWPLSGHTKITLTSTRGEVAPVINAGEVYQVFPLGGHTRTRDVIAMEDLAKSIEKPPADWKGDPCLPQGNSWTGVTCTNEFNARVISLNLTNAGLAGSLPASINNLSALNHLWLGSNKFSGHIPDLSGLKELETLHLEKNNFEGSLPASLNQLPKLREVYSDFQAGNSAGKIPIATQGKLVE